The following are from one region of the Amycolatopsis sp. QT-25 genome:
- the dpgB gene encoding enoyl-CoA-hydratase DpgB, which translates to MLRFDGSRPLSAAVVEEIDGLCDRAEDQRAPGPVILHVTGAPPADWAKGLAVGLVSKWERVVRRFERLGRLTVAVASGDCAGTALDLLLAADIRIAEPGTRLRLAWAGGGAWPGMSLYRLTQQAGAAAIRRAVLVGTPIEADRALALDLVDEVSDDPAKTLAELARITDGPETAIRRQLIFEAGSTTFEEALGAHLAAADRALRREAKS; encoded by the coding sequence ATGCTGCGCTTCGACGGCTCCCGTCCGCTGTCCGCCGCGGTGGTCGAGGAGATCGACGGCCTCTGCGACCGTGCCGAGGACCAGCGTGCACCGGGACCGGTCATCCTCCACGTCACGGGCGCCCCGCCCGCCGACTGGGCGAAGGGGCTGGCGGTCGGCCTGGTCTCCAAATGGGAGCGGGTCGTGCGCCGGTTCGAGCGGCTCGGCAGGCTCACCGTCGCGGTGGCGTCGGGCGACTGCGCCGGAACGGCACTGGATCTGCTGCTCGCCGCCGACATCCGGATCGCCGAGCCGGGGACCCGGTTGCGGCTCGCCTGGGCGGGCGGCGGCGCCTGGCCGGGGATGAGCCTCTACCGGCTCACCCAGCAGGCCGGTGCGGCCGCCATCCGGCGGGCCGTGCTGGTCGGCACCCCGATCGAGGCGGATCGCGCGCTCGCCCTCGACCTGGTCGACGAGGTGTCCGACGACCCGGCGAAGACGCTGGCCGAGCTGGCCCGGATCACGGACGGACCCGAAACGGCGATCCGCCGTCAGCTGATCTTCGAAGCGGGCTCGACCACCTTCGAGGAGGCGCTCGGTGCCCACCTGGCCGCGGCCGACCGCGCCTTGCGGCGGGAAGCCAAGTCGTGA